The following are from one region of the Magallana gigas chromosome 6, xbMagGiga1.1, whole genome shotgun sequence genome:
- the LOC105346955 gene encoding microtubule-associated protein 1B isoform X2 yields the protein MESENGSGAIAGSDSIVPGVDKGAALLLVIGEPSTEDEKTQILGEITRAFKYWGSEDVDINEELSGIANRAALGEEGINVYPVGPHQDGARERVIRHRSEMMASEILVNPQLQTLTAALKNFFSIDMPYKHLVFAGPYMEGSGAWVLQDDIFSVSKVVSVLNDPKLKVKSKKFCVQCHQEGEWKQVNLLKVAGFKDHGFTVTPTETQTNHHGIIQFAAYISNFVKPMTITDLMKSTDLVGSLKFTSPTMYIFPGCEGDSALFAMREFNLLINGGFRRKSCFWDFARHLERIDAMLITHLGIDNVFGMSSLLQRKSEGKVSTDIGYVYMNATEKPASPNGLKLASLKINVAEEGTGIVEACKKIGLAPHPCTRANSSSPLAPVNLYHKVGHGTLDMYVLNPVADSKELKEFLQQWQKNGADFGLSQGMPLPNLVSICALLVWKPANPSEKIIRILFPGNAPQHKIAEGLEKVKHLDFLKFPSCSAKDLSSKGAGKKPPAAATRPSSGKPAVGRLSLEAGKAAAKPPNDTKAASSKSLNGQSKARPSTDHKAPPKSVSDTKVSSKAEATKPEKKDVQRSKSDLNKTVDKHKAKPIESPKHTAPKAKVEPKKTSKPPEEKSSNKGTPSKSTPKKDIKPVAESTPKKASPEKETRKSPVKNKAATPTKPKTPTSEASAKPPVTAEPDKKDVKVPSEPEVAATGNLLDFDPFSNVSQGLPTDSGVPAQQQNLMDDPFSMKNNTVPDEQELIQPSAPVAFSQQEPDVIPEAFPNDMAKSFSQPEQDLMGEPDVVPPGQVDKISENLMDDEGTSVDAISADRALQSPVEPAAATMDALDKEDAEVEDGDDSADELDSQGDSAEVTADPESQGSQEDAKPIDREEDVSPFAFENKGFTDLSQNQDEGVDEMSEQTNTSEEKSEAEDKGESEKDDESHGGGPQEVPAEDKPFTEPVIFDDGFHENENSIQREINYQANGAPLDSIREEDDAGHGRMTDSMGMGLNPFNGLDQAQINQPSSEQKPFASDDPFHGQLSMGYQPAKDPVSMRQIPCQEGYEFDPYGEGETKSDSGEEDVGEFDADKDWGRPMGLPSPPPPEEKAEAEVKKTEKVANGKHPKPASSSKEPAKSSNTTNKTATSRAATSKSLTEKKGGLNTTRTEKLNTSRTETSSSTTSKPRPASATVGEPKTKPASKRPATATGSTRASPSATKMPSLPALHAYYMDLAYIPNHGNPATCDVEFFKRVRAKHYVYSSMNPNTQTLNALLDAKASWQEPDLQVTLIPTYDTDVLRQWMVEKQERLTELKVEVAPSASRCTVQLQEHETCCLAYRLELCS from the exons ATGGAGTCTGAGAACGGTTCAGGCGCTATCGCGGGGAGTGACAGCATTGTTCCAGGTGTGGATAAGGGAGCGGCACTTTTGCTAGTGATTGGGGAACCCAGCACAGAAGAtgagaaaactcaaattttAGGAGAGATCACTCGAG CATTCAAGTACTGGGGATCAGAGGATGTGGACATCAATGAGGAACTCTCGGGCATCGCCAACCGGGCAGCACTGGGAGAGGAGGGGATCAATG TATACCCTGTCGGACCGCACCAAGATGGTGCTA GAGAGAGGGTCATTCGCCATAGGTCTGAGATGATGGCATCTGAAATCCTGGTCAACCCCCAGCTACAGACCCTGACCGCAGCCCTGAAGAACTTCTTCAGCATCGACATGCCGTACAAGCACCTGGTGTTCGCTGGACCCTACATGGAGGGCAGTGGGGCCTGGGTCCTACAGGATGACATCTTCTCCGTTTCCAAGGTCGTCAGTGTTCTGAATGACCCCAAGCTCAAGGTCAAGAGTAAGAAGTTCTGTGTTCAATGTCACCAGGAGGGAGAATGGAAACAAGTTAATCTCCTGAAAGTTGCTGGATTTAAAGATCACGGATTTACTGTTACTCCGACAGAGACACAGACAAACCATCATGGAATTATCCAGTTTGCTgcttacatatcaaattttgtcaaaCCCATGACCATAACTGATTTAATGAAATCCACAGACCTAGTAGGAAGTTTAAAGTTCACTAGCCCCACCATGTATATATTCCCAGGTTGTGAAGGCGACTCGGCTCTATTTGCCATGAGAGAATTCAACCTGCTCATCAATGGTGGATTCCGCAGAAAGTCATGCTTCTGGGACTTTGCTAGACACCTTGAAAGAATAGATGCAATGTTGATTACCCACTTAGGCATTGATAATGTATTTGGTATGTCTTCATTACTACAAAGAAAATCAGAAGGCAAAGTCAGCACTGACATAGGATATGTTTACATGAATGCAACTGAGAAGCCAGCCTCTCCGAATGGTTTGAAACTGGCGAGTCTGAAAATCAATGTAGCTGAAGAGGGCACAGGCATCGTAGAGGCATGCAAGAAGATTGGACTTGCTCCTCATCCCTGCACAAGAGCCAACTCCAGTAGTCCACTAGCACCTGTCAACCTTTATCATAAAGTAGGACATGGCACTTTGGATATGTATGTCCTGAATCCAGTCGCTGATAGCAAAGAGTTGAAGGAATTCTTACAACAATGGCAGAAAAATGGTGCAGATTTTGGACTTTCTCAAGGCATGCCACTGCCAAACCTTGTGTCCATTTGTGCTCTTTTAGTCTGGAAACCAGCTAATCCCAGTGAAAAAATCATCAGAATCTTATTCCCTGGAAATGCACCTCAGCACAAAATTGCTGAGGGCCTAGAGAAAGTGAAACATTTAGACTTTTTGAAATTCCCTAGTTGCAGTGCTAAAGACTTGTCTTCAAAAGGAGCCGGGAAGAAACCACCAGCTGCAGCAACAAGACCATCTTCTGGCAAACCTGCAGTAGGAAGACTCTCTCTTGAGGCTGGAAAAGCTGCAGCAAAACCCCCAAATGATACCAAAGCTGCTTCCTCTAAATCTCTAAATGGTCAAAGCAAAGCAAGACCTTCCACTGATCATAAAGCTCCACCAAAGTCTGTAAGTGACACCAAGGTGTCCAGTAAAGCTGAAGCAACTAAACCAGAGAAGAAAGATGTCCAACGCTCCAAGTCAGACCTAAATAAAACTGTAGACAAGCACAAAGCTAAACCCATTGAATCTCCAAAACATACTGCACCGAAAGCAAAAGTAGAACCAAAGAAGACCTCTAAGCCTCCAGAGGAGAAGTCCTCCAATAAAGGAACGCCTTCAAAGTCAACACCCAAAAAGGATATAAAACCAGTCGCTGAATCTACTCCTAAAAAGGCTTCACCTGAGAAAGAAACCAGAAAGAGTCCAGTCAAAAACAAAGCTGCTACTCCCACTAAACCCAAAACCCCTACATCAGAGGCTTCTGCAAAACCTCCCGTTACAGCAGAGCCTGATAAAAAAGATGTCAAAGTCCCAAGTGAACCAGAGGTAGCAGCCACTGGAAATCTTTTGGACTTTGATCCATTTTCTAATGTTTCACAAGGATTACCAACTGACAGTGGAGTCCCAGCACAGCAACAAAACCTAATGGATGATCCATTTTCCATGAAGAATAATACTGTCCCAGATGAGCAAGAACTCATTCAGCCTTCTGCACCAGTGGCATTCTCTCAACAAGAGCCGGATGTAATCCCAGAAGCATTTCCCAATGACATGGCTAAATCATTCAGCCAGCCAGAACAAGACCTGATGGGAGAACCGGATGTTGTTCCTCCTGGCCAGGTTGataaaatttctgaaaatttgatgGATGATGAAGGTACATCAGTTGATGCAATTAGTGCAGACAGAGCTCTACAGTCACCTGTGGAGCCAGCAGCTGCTACCATGGATGCACTGGACAAGGAAGATGCAGAGGTGGAAGATGGCGATGACTCGGCTGATGAGTTGGATAGTCAAGGTGATTCTGCAGAAGTGACGGCTGACCCAGAGAGTCAAGGTAGTCAGGAGGATGCCAAACCAATTGACAGAGAAGAGGATGTTTCTCCATTTGCATTTGAAAACAAGGGTTTCACAGACCTTTCACAAAACCAAGATGAAGGGGTAGATGAAATGTCGGAACAGACTAATACATCTGAAGAAAAGAGTGAGGCTGAAGATAAAGGTGAATCTGAAAAGGATGACGAATCTCATGGTGGTGGTCCCCAGGAAGTCCCAGCAGAGGATAAACCTTTCACTGAACCAGTCATATTTGATGATggatttcatgaaaatgaaaatagcaTACAGAGGGAAATCAATTATCAGGCCAATGGAGCACCACTAGACAGTATTCGGGAGGAAGATGATGCAGGCCATGGAAGAATGACTGATTCCATGGGAATGGGTCTCAATCCATTTAATGGTTTAGACCAAGCTCAGATAAATCAACCTTCTTCAGAACAGAAACCTTTTGCTTCAGATGACCCATTCCATGGACAGCTTAGTATGGGTTATCAACCTGCAAAAGACCCAGTGAGCATGAGGCAAATTCCTTGCCAGGAAGGATATGAATTTGATCCATATGGTGAAGGGGAAACCAAGAGTGATAGTGGGGAAGAAGACGTCGGCGAATTTGATGCAGACAAAGATTGGGGAAGACCTATGGGATTACCATCCCCACCTCCACCTGAGGAAAAAGCAGAGGCTGAAgtaaagaaaactgaaaaagTGGCCAATGGAAAACACCCTAAGCCAGCAAGTTCAAGTAAAGAACCAGCCAAAAGTTCAAATACAACAAATAAAACAGCAACTAGCAGGGCTGCAACTTCCAAGTCTCTGACGGAAAAGAAAGGAGGTCTAAACACCACGAGAACAGAGAAGTTAAACACATCTCGAACAGAAACATCCTCCTCTACCACTTCCAAGCCCCGGCCGGCTAGTGCAACAGTGGGAGAGCCCAAAACTAAACCAGCCTCCAAGAGACCTGCCACTGCCACCGGCTCTACTCGTGCCTCTCCATCAGCTACAAAGATGCCATCCCTGCCCGCCCTGCATGCTTATTATATGGATTTGGCCTACATCCCTAACCATGGCAATCCTGCCACATGTGATGTGGAGTTTTTCAAGAGAGTCAGAGCTAAGCACTATGTATATAGTTCCATGAATCCCAACACTCAAACCTTGAATGCTCTTCTAGATGCTAAGGCATCATGGCAGGAGCCAGACTTACAAGTCACACTGATTCCCACCTACGATACAGATGTCCTCAGACAGTGGATGGTGGAAAAGCAAGAGAGGTTGACAGAATTAAAAGTTGAGGTAGCACCTTCTGCAAGCAGATGTACAGTACAGCTCCAAGAGCATGAGACCTGCTGTCTGGCCTATAGGTTAGAACTGTGCAGTTGA
- the LOC105346955 gene encoding microtubule-associated protein futsch isoform X3: MESENGSGAIAGSDSIVPGVDKGAALLLVIGEPSTEDEKTQILGEITRAFKYWGSEDVDINEELSGIANRAALGEEGINGERVIRHRSEMMASEILVNPQLQTLTAALKNFFSIDMPYKHLVFAGPYMEGSGAWVLQDDIFSVSKVVSVLNDPKLKVKSKKFCVQCHQEGEWKQVNLLKVAGFKDHGFTVTPTETQTNHHGIIQFAAYISNFVKPMTITDLMKSTDLVGSLKFTSPTMYIFPGCEGDSALFAMREFNLLINGGFRRKSCFWDFARHLERIDAMLITHLGIDNVFGMSSLLQRKSEGKVSTDIGYVYMNATEKPASPNGLKLASLKINVAEEGTGIVEACKKIGLAPHPCTRANSSSPLAPVNLYHKVGHGTLDMYVLNPVADSKELKEFLQQWQKNGADFGLSQGMPLPNLVSICALLVWKPANPSEKIIRILFPGNAPQHKIAEGLEKVKHLDFLKFPSCSAKDLSSKGAGKKPPAAATRPSSGKPAVGRLSLEAGKAAAKPPNDTKAASSKSLNGQSKARPSTDHKAPPKSVSDTKVSSKAEATKPEKKDVQRSKSDLNKTVDKHKAKPIESPKHTAPKAKVEPKKTSKPPEEKSSNKGTPSKSTPKKDIKPVAESTPKKASPEKETRKSPVKNKAATPTKPKTPTSEASAKPPVTAEPDKKDVKVPSEPEVAATGNLLDFDPFSNVSQGLPTDSGVPAQQQNLMDDPFSMKNNTVPDEQELIQPSAPVAFSQQEPDVIPEAFPNDMAKSFSQPEQDLMGEPDVVPPGQVDKISENLMDDEGTSVDAISADRALQSPVEPAAATMDALDKEDAEVEDGDDSADELDSQGDSAEVTADPESQGSQEDAKPIDREEDVSPFAFENKGFTDLSQNQDEGVDEMSEQTNTSEEKSEAEDKGESEKDDESHGGGPQEVPAEDKPFTEPVIFDDGFHENENSIQREINYQANGAPLDSIREEDDAGHGRMTDSMGMGLNPFNGLDQAQINQPSSEQKPFASDDPFHGQLSMGYQPAKDPVSMRQIPCQEGYEFDPYGEGETKSDSGEEDVGEFDADKDWGRPMGLPSPPPPEEKAEAEVKKTEKVANGKHPKPASSSKEPAKSSNTTNKTATSRAATSKSLTEKKGGLNTTRTEKLNTSRTETSSSTTSKPRPASATVGEPKTKPASKRPATATGSTRASPSATKMPSLPALHAYYMDLAYIPNHGNPATCDVEFFKRVRAKHYVYSSMNPNTQTLNALLDAKASWQEPDLQVTLIPTYDTDVLRQWMVEKQERLTELKVEVAPSASRCTVQLQEHETCCLAYRLELCS; encoded by the exons ATGGAGTCTGAGAACGGTTCAGGCGCTATCGCGGGGAGTGACAGCATTGTTCCAGGTGTGGATAAGGGAGCGGCACTTTTGCTAGTGATTGGGGAACCCAGCACAGAAGAtgagaaaactcaaattttAGGAGAGATCACTCGAG CATTCAAGTACTGGGGATCAGAGGATGTGGACATCAATGAGGAACTCTCGGGCATCGCCAACCGGGCAGCACTGGGAGAGGAGGGGATCAATG GAGAGAGGGTCATTCGCCATAGGTCTGAGATGATGGCATCTGAAATCCTGGTCAACCCCCAGCTACAGACCCTGACCGCAGCCCTGAAGAACTTCTTCAGCATCGACATGCCGTACAAGCACCTGGTGTTCGCTGGACCCTACATGGAGGGCAGTGGGGCCTGGGTCCTACAGGATGACATCTTCTCCGTTTCCAAGGTCGTCAGTGTTCTGAATGACCCCAAGCTCAAGGTCAAGAGTAAGAAGTTCTGTGTTCAATGTCACCAGGAGGGAGAATGGAAACAAGTTAATCTCCTGAAAGTTGCTGGATTTAAAGATCACGGATTTACTGTTACTCCGACAGAGACACAGACAAACCATCATGGAATTATCCAGTTTGCTgcttacatatcaaattttgtcaaaCCCATGACCATAACTGATTTAATGAAATCCACAGACCTAGTAGGAAGTTTAAAGTTCACTAGCCCCACCATGTATATATTCCCAGGTTGTGAAGGCGACTCGGCTCTATTTGCCATGAGAGAATTCAACCTGCTCATCAATGGTGGATTCCGCAGAAAGTCATGCTTCTGGGACTTTGCTAGACACCTTGAAAGAATAGATGCAATGTTGATTACCCACTTAGGCATTGATAATGTATTTGGTATGTCTTCATTACTACAAAGAAAATCAGAAGGCAAAGTCAGCACTGACATAGGATATGTTTACATGAATGCAACTGAGAAGCCAGCCTCTCCGAATGGTTTGAAACTGGCGAGTCTGAAAATCAATGTAGCTGAAGAGGGCACAGGCATCGTAGAGGCATGCAAGAAGATTGGACTTGCTCCTCATCCCTGCACAAGAGCCAACTCCAGTAGTCCACTAGCACCTGTCAACCTTTATCATAAAGTAGGACATGGCACTTTGGATATGTATGTCCTGAATCCAGTCGCTGATAGCAAAGAGTTGAAGGAATTCTTACAACAATGGCAGAAAAATGGTGCAGATTTTGGACTTTCTCAAGGCATGCCACTGCCAAACCTTGTGTCCATTTGTGCTCTTTTAGTCTGGAAACCAGCTAATCCCAGTGAAAAAATCATCAGAATCTTATTCCCTGGAAATGCACCTCAGCACAAAATTGCTGAGGGCCTAGAGAAAGTGAAACATTTAGACTTTTTGAAATTCCCTAGTTGCAGTGCTAAAGACTTGTCTTCAAAAGGAGCCGGGAAGAAACCACCAGCTGCAGCAACAAGACCATCTTCTGGCAAACCTGCAGTAGGAAGACTCTCTCTTGAGGCTGGAAAAGCTGCAGCAAAACCCCCAAATGATACCAAAGCTGCTTCCTCTAAATCTCTAAATGGTCAAAGCAAAGCAAGACCTTCCACTGATCATAAAGCTCCACCAAAGTCTGTAAGTGACACCAAGGTGTCCAGTAAAGCTGAAGCAACTAAACCAGAGAAGAAAGATGTCCAACGCTCCAAGTCAGACCTAAATAAAACTGTAGACAAGCACAAAGCTAAACCCATTGAATCTCCAAAACATACTGCACCGAAAGCAAAAGTAGAACCAAAGAAGACCTCTAAGCCTCCAGAGGAGAAGTCCTCCAATAAAGGAACGCCTTCAAAGTCAACACCCAAAAAGGATATAAAACCAGTCGCTGAATCTACTCCTAAAAAGGCTTCACCTGAGAAAGAAACCAGAAAGAGTCCAGTCAAAAACAAAGCTGCTACTCCCACTAAACCCAAAACCCCTACATCAGAGGCTTCTGCAAAACCTCCCGTTACAGCAGAGCCTGATAAAAAAGATGTCAAAGTCCCAAGTGAACCAGAGGTAGCAGCCACTGGAAATCTTTTGGACTTTGATCCATTTTCTAATGTTTCACAAGGATTACCAACTGACAGTGGAGTCCCAGCACAGCAACAAAACCTAATGGATGATCCATTTTCCATGAAGAATAATACTGTCCCAGATGAGCAAGAACTCATTCAGCCTTCTGCACCAGTGGCATTCTCTCAACAAGAGCCGGATGTAATCCCAGAAGCATTTCCCAATGACATGGCTAAATCATTCAGCCAGCCAGAACAAGACCTGATGGGAGAACCGGATGTTGTTCCTCCTGGCCAGGTTGataaaatttctgaaaatttgatgGATGATGAAGGTACATCAGTTGATGCAATTAGTGCAGACAGAGCTCTACAGTCACCTGTGGAGCCAGCAGCTGCTACCATGGATGCACTGGACAAGGAAGATGCAGAGGTGGAAGATGGCGATGACTCGGCTGATGAGTTGGATAGTCAAGGTGATTCTGCAGAAGTGACGGCTGACCCAGAGAGTCAAGGTAGTCAGGAGGATGCCAAACCAATTGACAGAGAAGAGGATGTTTCTCCATTTGCATTTGAAAACAAGGGTTTCACAGACCTTTCACAAAACCAAGATGAAGGGGTAGATGAAATGTCGGAACAGACTAATACATCTGAAGAAAAGAGTGAGGCTGAAGATAAAGGTGAATCTGAAAAGGATGACGAATCTCATGGTGGTGGTCCCCAGGAAGTCCCAGCAGAGGATAAACCTTTCACTGAACCAGTCATATTTGATGATggatttcatgaaaatgaaaatagcaTACAGAGGGAAATCAATTATCAGGCCAATGGAGCACCACTAGACAGTATTCGGGAGGAAGATGATGCAGGCCATGGAAGAATGACTGATTCCATGGGAATGGGTCTCAATCCATTTAATGGTTTAGACCAAGCTCAGATAAATCAACCTTCTTCAGAACAGAAACCTTTTGCTTCAGATGACCCATTCCATGGACAGCTTAGTATGGGTTATCAACCTGCAAAAGACCCAGTGAGCATGAGGCAAATTCCTTGCCAGGAAGGATATGAATTTGATCCATATGGTGAAGGGGAAACCAAGAGTGATAGTGGGGAAGAAGACGTCGGCGAATTTGATGCAGACAAAGATTGGGGAAGACCTATGGGATTACCATCCCCACCTCCACCTGAGGAAAAAGCAGAGGCTGAAgtaaagaaaactgaaaaagTGGCCAATGGAAAACACCCTAAGCCAGCAAGTTCAAGTAAAGAACCAGCCAAAAGTTCAAATACAACAAATAAAACAGCAACTAGCAGGGCTGCAACTTCCAAGTCTCTGACGGAAAAGAAAGGAGGTCTAAACACCACGAGAACAGAGAAGTTAAACACATCTCGAACAGAAACATCCTCCTCTACCACTTCCAAGCCCCGGCCGGCTAGTGCAACAGTGGGAGAGCCCAAAACTAAACCAGCCTCCAAGAGACCTGCCACTGCCACCGGCTCTACTCGTGCCTCTCCATCAGCTACAAAGATGCCATCCCTGCCCGCCCTGCATGCTTATTATATGGATTTGGCCTACATCCCTAACCATGGCAATCCTGCCACATGTGATGTGGAGTTTTTCAAGAGAGTCAGAGCTAAGCACTATGTATATAGTTCCATGAATCCCAACACTCAAACCTTGAATGCTCTTCTAGATGCTAAGGCATCATGGCAGGAGCCAGACTTACAAGTCACACTGATTCCCACCTACGATACAGATGTCCTCAGACAGTGGATGGTGGAAAAGCAAGAGAGGTTGACAGAATTAAAAGTTGAGGTAGCACCTTCTGCAAGCAGATGTACAGTACAGCTCCAAGAGCATGAGACCTGCTGTCTGGCCTATAGGTTAGAACTGTGCAGTTGA